Genomic DNA from Alicyclobacillus fastidiosus:
TTAGCCCATCGTATGGCGAAAATACCTCGTTCAAATAGGTCGTCAATTTCTCATTCATAACATCCAATCTCCTTACAACAAGGTGTCGAGTACGCGCTTTGCGTACTCCCAATTGCTTTTATTGCTGGCGTAGGTGGACTTACCCTTTTCAGTAATCCGAAAATACTTACGCCGTCCACCCTGAGATTCATCGCCCCAATACCACTCGATGTCACCGTCTGCCTCAAGCCGCCGAACGCTGGAGTACATCGTAGCTTCCTTCAACTCATACTCACCACCTGAACGCTCGGCAATTAGTTTGACAATTTCGTAGCCATAGCGATCAGCTTCGGACAAGAGCCGCAGAATCATCGTATCGGTGTGTCCTCGCAGCAGATCGGATGTAATTTTGTTCTGACTCATATCGTCACCTCGACATCCGCATCATACATCACAGTACCATGACAGTCAATGTACTCGATTCATCAACTTACAATGACTATTTATAGACAGTATTGTGGATGCTGAGACCCACCTGCCCAGACGCCGGCTACCGGAAATAAACGTCGAAACTTAAAGAGGTCAACCAACTCGTTACCGAATTGGTTGACCTCATAACACGATTCTGCCCGAGAGAGAACGAAGTGCTAATGCTTTGGATCGTAAGAATCATGCAATCCATCGAACGAGCTATTCGTCAGTTTACGCGGTTCTTTGAGAATCAGTCATTGAACCTTCCCATAACAATGGTACTGTAATATTTACCATCGGAAAGGATTTTGTCGTTTCTCAGTACACCTTCGGTTTCAAAGCCAAGCCTTTTGTATAGTTCAATTGCTCTTGTATTCGTTTCTAATACATTCAGTGTGATTTTTGTGATGCCATAAGAGTCAGCCCAAACGATAGACTGCTTCAGGAGATTTCCACCTATTCCGTATCCCCAAAAGTCCTTCATTACGCATACACCAAATTCCGTTTTGTGGAAAAATCTCTTCAGACCAGTGCCTTCGCATCTTGAAAAACCGACGATACGATTGTCATTGACTACAACCAAAAATAGGTTTCTTGGACTAACCGTGTCCGTATGTATTACGTTTTCAAACCCGGGTCCATCGATGAAACCTTCACCTTTTTCTCTGTCTAGGTTTTCGGTCTCTCCATCAATTTGCTGCCTTAAATGCGACAATTCTTTTGCATCGTTCTTAACGGCAGATCTAATCGTGTAAGACAGTCCATTTACAAAAAATTCTTGACTTTCAATTATCATTTCTTTCTCCCGTCTATATCAGTCGGATTGCAAAAATTAGTAGAGTTTACATTGAACTCTTCTGCCCAGATGTTCAAAATGCCGCTCCGTTTGTAGGCATGCCCGTGCAGTCCGATCACGCCTGGCTGTTGGGAATCGATTTCGCATTAGAGAAAAGTTTTAACTGTGGATTCCAGGTAGTTGTACTGTTTGATTGTGTTTCAAACCCCAATAAGAATAAACGATAAGTACATTCCTTGAATTCCGTATTGTTTCACTTCAATGTGTACCGTGTAATCAACCGTGTGGCGACTGGTTGCTACCCAAGAAATTCTCGTGGCTCTTCTGTCACTCGGTATCAGCTGCCCAGCAAGTGGCTTACCCTTAATGGTAAGAAGATTCCCGATACGTATACCGCTAGATTCCTGAATCTGTATACTGCTAATTTGACAGTCTTATCGCTACGTTAATAAGACTAAAATTGTACTGTCTATCTTTTCCGACATATTTTTTTGCACTCGATTCTGTCATGGTCATTGATGCATCAATCGTAAACGGACGATGAACATGATTCGCTAGGCAGACGTAACCAAACATACTAAGTAAAACCACCGAACCAATCCCGCGCCAATGGACTTTTTAGGGGATGCTTTCCTGTCATAGACCAAAATTCCATGATCCGTTGCTTTGAGTTGAAAAATGAGCTCCTCCAAACAAGATTGCAGCTATAATTACAATGCGAAACGCTTGCCAGTATGTGATCTCTGGTAAGCGAAATACATCAGGACAAGTGATATTCCATAACCACTGAAGGATTGCCGGAACTACGAAAATAACAATGATAATCAATAGCAAGAAAGTCGGCGCCAAAAATACCACTCCTCATTAATGCCAAAATTACTTATGTGCATAGAGCTTTTCGATAATCTTGGAAATTCCGATTAGGGTCCCTCCACCAACGAAACAACTTGCTATACCAGATAGTACAGTTCCCCAATTCGGCATAACTGTGGAGGGGATGAATGCCATTCGAGCAAAGACCATGATGTTGCCGATCAATTGAACAACAATCACTGCAACACCTATCCAGAATAAGAATTTTGCAGTTTTCATACTCCACCTCGCAATAGTAAATAGTCTCCATGCGCTCGATAATGTTCTACAAAAAACACCCATATGGATATGTATTCCACATCCAAAGGGTGTAATCCTTGTAAATCTTTATTAAACTATTCCGCCCAGTAGTACAATAACACGTGGTCCTCCGCGGTTGTATGTTCGTGCGGGTTGAAGCAACAAAGCTTATTGGATTAACCCAGCTAATAGTTTGTCAAGATTGCCAGTGAAAAATGTTTTCTTGCTGTGTTAGAGTAATTTCAGGCATGCTAAATAACCTTCCACGGAGCCCTGGAAGGTCCTGCATTCCCAGACGGTTGGTTAGCAATTAAGGCGTGTCCTGGAATGCCTCTCTTCGTTTGAGCAAGACGTAAATCCAGTGAAGCAGTTTGTTGACACAGGCGATTACGGCGACCTTGTGAGCTTTTCCTTCCTCGCGCTTTCGGTCGTAAAAGGCCTTCAATCTCCGACTGCCAGTCTTTCGCAGGCAACACAGCACGGCGACGAATAATGTATGGCGAAGCCCACTGGAGCCACGTTTGCTAATGCGATTAACTGTGGCTTTAAACTTACCAGACTCAAATACTCTCGGATCTACACCTGCAAAAGCCACAAGTTTCTTTGGGTGATTAAACCGATCTACCTCTCCGATTTCGGAAATAATCGTTGCCGCGATTTTCCCGCCAATGCCGGGGATAGATTGGATAATCTGATATTCTTCAATTTCCAAGGCGAGAGCATCTATCATGTTTTCAAGGGCGGATAGATGCTC
This window encodes:
- a CDS encoding GNAT family N-acetyltransferase — encoded protein: MIIESQEFFVNGLSYTIRSAVKNDAKELSHLRQQIDGETENLDREKGEGFIDGPGFENVIHTDTVSPRNLFLVVVNDNRIVGFSRCEGTGLKRFFHKTEFGVCVMKDFWGYGIGGNLLKQSIVWADSYGITKITLNVLETNTRAIELYKRLGFETEGVLRNDKILSDGKYYSTIVMGRFND
- a CDS encoding PadR family transcriptional regulator; the encoded protein is MSQNKITSDLLRGHTDTMILRLLSEADRYGYEIVKLIAERSGGEYELKEATMYSSVRRLEADGDIEWYWGDESQGGRRKYFRITEKGKSTYASNKSNWEYAKRVLDTLL